Within Streptomyces antibioticus, the genomic segment TCTGCCCGTCGCGCGCGTACCGCACCGCCCGCCGGACGCCGAGGACGGCGACGGCCGCGCCCAGCGTCAGGAACAGGCCGATCTCCAGCGGCCCGGAGAGGCCGAGCCGCAGCAGCGCGCCGTGCAGGGACTGGTTGGCGAGCGCGTCGGCGTCCCCGCCGAGCCCGGCCCCGGCCACATGGTGCACCCAGTACATGGCGGAGTCGTGCGGCATCGCCGCCCACGCCAGCAGCGTGCCCCCGGCGAACGTCGCCCCCGTGGCCACCGCGACCCGGCGGCGCCCGGTGCACCAGAGCAGCGCGGCGAAGAGCAGCACGGTCGGCTGGAGCGCGGCCGCGAGGCCGATCAGCACCCCGGCGCCCCGCCAGTCCCGTACGACGAAACAGCCGAGGAGGACCAGCAGCACCGGCAGGATGCTGGTCTGGCCGAGCCACAGCGCGTTGCGCACCGGCAGCGACAGCATGAGCAGGCTGATCGCGACCGGGGCGGCCAGGAGCGCCGTACGTCTGCCGACCGGCCGGGGCAGGGCCCGCGCGGCGACCAGGCCGATCGCGGCGACCAGCAGCAGGCTGCCGAAGGTCCAGCCCCAGCCCAGGGCCTGTTCCGCCGCCCGGGTGAGCGGTTTGAGGACGAGGCCGCCGAACGGGGTGCCCGTGAAGCGGGAGGAGTCGTACAGCGAGCCGTTGACGTGCAGCACGCCGTCGTCGCCGACCCAGGTCTCCAGGTCCGTCAGCCGTTCACCGCTCGGGGTGGCGAGGACCACGGCCATCTGGCGGACGGCGAGGACCGCCGCCACCAGCCACAGACCGAGCCGGGCCGCTCTCAGACGCACTCTCGCCGTGTCGACGGCCGTGCCGACCGCCGTCGCCCCGAACACCTCCGCCGGTCGTCGCTCGCCGTGCTCCGCATTCGCCACGCCTCGTCGGCCTCCCGCCCCGTTCGTGCCATGTCCGCATTGCCAGGGTGTCTCCGGAAACGAGCCTAGGGCGCTCGCGGCGCCCCTGGAGAAGGACGCGGGCCACCCCCGCTTCACCTGACAGCGGCCTTCCCTTTGTCCGGAAGGTGTCCGAAAGACGACCGTGGGCCTGTCGGAGGGGCGCGAAGTGAGCCACCGCGCGCCCTGAACCCGCACGTCCGCGCCCTGAACCCGCACGTCCGCGCGCGGAACAGCAGCTCGGGCCGTACGGCCGACGGCTCGGGCCGTGCGGACGCCGAAGGGGCTCCGGGCACGCTCCGCCCGGTCGGTTTCGTGCCGGGGCAGTGGCGGCACTACCGCTCGAAGGAGTTACGACGGGAGAGGCCAAGGTCGTGGGGCCCGCCGCCGCGGCGATCGGCGCCACCCGTCATCCGCCACCCGCCCCCGCCCCCGCCCTCCTCCGTACCCCCCCCCCGCTTCCGTCGAACGGGTGAATTGACGTGCGGGCGCCCGCCGACCCGCGGCGTGAAGGGAACCCCCGCGCGGCCCGCGCCGTTGGCATGATTGTTGGCGGTCATGGCCGGGCGGACACGGGAGGCAGCGTATGAGCGAGTCGCAGGTCTGGGAGGCCGTAGACGCCTATTTCACGGCCCACCTCGCCCCGGACGACGCGGTGACGGACGCCGCGCTGCACGACAGCGACGCCGCCGGGCTCCCCCGGATCAGCGTCACGGCGAACCAGGGCAAGCTGCTCCAGCTCCTCGCCGAGATCCAGGGCGCGCGGACGATCCTGGAGATCGGCACCCTCGGCGGCTACAGCACCATCTGGCTGGCCCGCGCCCTGCCCGCCGACGGCCGGCTGGTCTCGCTGGAGTACGACCCGCGGCACGCGGAGGTCGCCGTGCGCAACATCGCGCGCGCGGGTCTCGACAAGCTGGTGGAGGTGCGGGTCGGCGCCGCGCTGGACTCGCTGCCCCTGCTGGCCGACGAGAACCCGCCGCCGTTCGACCTGGTCTTCATCGACGCCGACAAGGCCAACAACGCGCACTACCTGGAGTGGGCGCTCAGACTCACCAGCACAGGCAGCCTGATCGTCGTGGACAACGTCGTCCGGGGCGGCCGGGTCGTCGACGCCGACAGCACCGACGGGGACGTGCGCGGCACCCGGGCCGCGCTCGAACTCATCGGCTCGCACCCCAGACTCAGCGGCACCGCCGTCCAGACCGTGGGCACCAAGGGCTACGACGGTTTCGCGCTGGCACGCGTCCTGGCGTAGCCCCCAAGAACCATGACCGCAGTGCCTACGCCCCGTGTCTACGCCTCGTGTCTACGCCCCGTGTCTACGCCTCGTGGTAGAAGCCCACGTTGACGCTGCGCGGCCCGGTGCGGTCGAGGACGATGATCTCGCCGGAGCCGCCGCGCGGCAGCGTCACCGTCCCGCCGTAGGTGAGCGGCTGGGCGTACGCCCCGGAGACCAGCCGGACCTCGGAGGAGGGCTCGGCCTGGGAGCCCTGGAGCCAGGTGACCTGCCAGGCGCCCTCGGGGCCGCACAGGAACTCCAGGTGCACCCGGGAGACGAACAGCCAGTCCTCGGGCGTCACCAGGCGGCACACGGACTTGTCCCGGCCCACCCGCAGCACGGCGCCCGGGTCGCTCGGCGCATCGGCCATGAGCATGCCTGCCGTGGCACCCTCTTCCGCCCCCGAGACGGTGGCCATGGTGAGTTCGAGCACGTGCGCTCCTTCGTGAAACAACGGCTGCATCAGCGGCTGAACAGTCTTTGTACAGCGGCCGCATGATAAATCGCCCGGGCCGGTCCCGTCCGGCACAATGGACGCATGACCGAGCGAAAGCCACCGGGGGTCCCGTTCGAGTCGTGGGTCGACAAGCAGATCCGGGACGCCGAGCGGCGGGGTGAGTTCGACCGACTGCCGGGCGCCGGACGGCCGTTGCCGCCGGGTACGGACACCACGTACGACGAACTGTGGTGGATCAAGCGGAAGATGGCGCGCGAGGGTCTGTCGGTGCTGCCGCCGACGCTCGCCCTGCGCAAGGAGGCGGAGGACG encodes:
- a CDS encoding J-domain-containing protein; translated protein: MTERKPPGVPFESWVDKQIRDAERRGEFDRLPGAGRPLPPGTDTTYDELWWIKRKMAREGLSVLPPTLALRKEAEDALAAAFAAPTERIVRKIITDVNVKLREMMFKPPPGPPLGMKPYDVEDVVRLWRERRADTRAQGDGSDVQ
- a CDS encoding FHA domain-containing protein encodes the protein MLELTMATVSGAEEGATAGMLMADAPSDPGAVLRVGRDKSVCRLVTPEDWLFVSRVHLEFLCGPEGAWQVTWLQGSQAEPSSEVRLVSGAYAQPLTYGGTVTLPRGGSGEIIVLDRTGPRSVNVGFYHEA
- a CDS encoding O-methyltransferase → MSESQVWEAVDAYFTAHLAPDDAVTDAALHDSDAAGLPRISVTANQGKLLQLLAEIQGARTILEIGTLGGYSTIWLARALPADGRLVSLEYDPRHAEVAVRNIARAGLDKLVEVRVGAALDSLPLLADENPPPFDLVFIDADKANNAHYLEWALRLTSTGSLIVVDNVVRGGRVVDADSTDGDVRGTRAALELIGSHPRLSGTAVQTVGTKGYDGFALARVLA